From Vicugna pacos chromosome 6, VicPac4, whole genome shotgun sequence, a single genomic window includes:
- the LOC102524914 gene encoding large ribosomal subunit protein eL32-like, protein MATLRPLVKPKIVKKRTKKFIRHQSDRYVKIKRNWRKPRGIDNRVLRRFKGQILMPSIGYGSNKKTKQMLPSGFLKFLVHNVKELKVLLMCNKSYCAEIAHNVSSKNRKAIVERAAQLAIRVTNPNARLRSKENE, encoded by the coding sequence ATGGCTACCCTCAGACCCCTCGTGAAGCCCAAGATCGTCAAAAAGAGGACCAAGAAGTTCATCCGGCACCAGTCAGACCGATATGTCAAAATTAAGCGGAACTGGCGGAAACCCAGAGGCATTGACAACAGGGTGCTCAGGAGGTTCAAGGGCCAGATCCTGATGCCCAGCATCGGCTATGGgagcaacaagaaaacaaagcaaatgctGCCCAGCGGCTTCCTTAAGTTCTTGGTCCACAACGTCAAGGAGCTCAAAGTGCTGCTGATGTGCAACAAATCTTACTGTGCTGAGATTGCTCACAATGTCTCCTCCAAGAACCGCAAAGCCATTGTGGAAAGAGCAGCCCAGCTGGCCATCAGAGTCACCAATCCCAACGCCAGGCTGCGCAGCAAAGAAAACGAATAG
- the RHOV gene encoding rho-related GTP-binding protein RhoV, with amino-acid sequence MPPRELSEAESSPLRAPTPPPRRGSASPELGIKCVLVGDGAVGKSSLIVSYTCNGYPARYRPTALDTFSVQVLVDGAPVRIELWDTAGQEDFDRLRSLCYPDTDVFLACFSVVQPSSFQNITEKWLPEIRTHNPQAPVLLVGTQADLRDDVNVLIQLDQGGREGPVPQPQAQGLAEKIRACCYLECSALTQKNLKEVFDSAILSAIEHKARLEKKLNAKGVRTLSRCRWKKFFCFV; translated from the exons ATGCCCCCGCGGGAGCTGAGCGAGGCCGAGTCGTCCCCGCTCCGGGCCCCGACCCCTCCCCCGCGGCGGGGCAGCGCGTCCCCGGAGCTGGGTATCAAGTGCGTGCTGGTGGGCGACGGCGCCGTGGGCAAGAGCAGCCTCATCGTCAGCTACACCTGCAATGGGTACCCCGCGCGCTACCGGCCCACGGCGCTGGACACCTTCTCCG TGCAAGTCCTGGTTGATGGAGCCCCTGTGCGCATTGAGCTCTGGGACACAGCGGGACAG GAAGACTTTGACCGCCTTCGCTCCCTCTGCTACCCGGATACGGATGTCTTCCTGGCCTGCTTCAGCGTGGTGCAGCCCAGCTCCTTTCAAAACATCACAGAGAAATGGCTGCCGGAGATCCGCACTCACAACCCGCAGGCTCCCGTCCTGCTGGTGGGCACCCAAGCCGACCTGAGGGACGATGTCAATGTACTGATTCAGCTGGACCAGGGTGGCCGGGAGGGCCCAGTACCCCAACCCCAGGCTCAGGGTCTGGCGGAGAAGATCCGGGCCTGTTGCTACCTGGAGTGCTCAGCCTTGACTCAAAAGAACTTGAAGGAGGTATTTGACTCAGCCATTCTCAGTGCCATCGAGCACAAAGCCCGGCTGGAGAAGAAACTGAATGCCAAAGGTGTGCGTACCCTCTCCCGCTGCCGCTGGAAGAAGTTCTTCTGCTTTGTTTGA